Proteins encoded by one window of Lathyrus oleraceus cultivar Zhongwan6 chromosome 1, CAAS_Psat_ZW6_1.0, whole genome shotgun sequence:
- the LOC127084106 gene encoding uncharacterized protein LOC127084106, translating to MKLSFLVSLLLLSLFLSKAQGIRLEKGSYAAPQNKHDEERKLLKRNNNGDTDEETVFCKDEHCTGKIKNRKLFTSSASALHAISKKVKTKGNDKVKEFKVVKQEEEDVHEDLMDITDMDYSPARRKTPIHN from the exons atgaagctttcttttctagtttctcttcttcttttgtcCCTCTTTCTATCCAAAGCTCAAG GGATTCGCTTGGAGAAAGGATCTTATGCAGCTCCTCAAAATAAACAT GATGAAGAAAGAAAGTTGTTGAAAAGAAATAATAATGGTGATACTGATGAGGAAACAGTTTTTTGCAAAGATGAACATTGCACAG GAAAGATAAAGAATAGGAAACTTTTTACATCATCAGCTTCTGCACTTCATGCCATTTCAAAG AAGGTGAAGACCAAAGGGAATGATAAAGTAAAGGAATTTAAAGTAGTTAAGCAAGAAGAAGAGGATGTTCATGAAGACCTTATGGACATAACTGACATGGATTATTCTCCAGCAAGGAGAAAGACTCCCATACACAACTGA